One part of the Vibrio hyugaensis genome encodes these proteins:
- a CDS encoding LysR family transcriptional regulator, with product MNIEHLKLFVRLASTHNISMAGQELGLSPAVASAHINKLEEGLGVRLVHRTTRKVSLTEEGQAFLPHAEEVLATVEAARGAVGVGHSAPTGTLRVTAPASFGRLHLVPALKGFMATYPELTVDFRFSDSIIDMVEGGFDVAIRLAELKDSTLVARKLAPDRRIIVASPEYLEKHGTPKTPQELAEHECVTLMGLDNWVFETPDGHYAMRASGSFRTDNGDAMRDACIDGLGVSINSIWSVYKQLQAGELVEILEDYPLVMNASIWAVYPSSRLIAPKVRAFIDYFAEHYGQPPYWETELATHQK from the coding sequence ATGAATATAGAACATCTCAAGCTTTTCGTTCGTTTGGCATCAACGCACAACATCAGCATGGCAGGGCAAGAGCTTGGATTATCGCCAGCCGTTGCCAGCGCCCACATCAATAAGTTGGAAGAAGGGCTAGGCGTTCGCCTTGTGCACCGAACCACACGTAAGGTCTCATTAACGGAAGAAGGTCAGGCATTTTTGCCACACGCAGAAGAAGTGCTTGCAACGGTAGAAGCGGCACGAGGTGCGGTCGGAGTAGGTCATAGCGCACCAACCGGCACGCTTAGAGTTACAGCGCCAGCGTCGTTTGGGCGTTTGCATCTTGTGCCTGCACTCAAAGGCTTTATGGCGACTTACCCCGAGCTTACGGTGGATTTTCGTTTCTCCGATTCCATCATTGATATGGTTGAAGGCGGGTTCGATGTCGCGATTCGTCTTGCAGAGTTGAAAGACTCAACGCTGGTGGCACGTAAACTAGCACCGGATCGCCGTATCATTGTTGCTTCACCAGAGTATTTAGAAAAGCACGGTACGCCGAAAACACCACAAGAACTTGCTGAGCACGAATGCGTGACGCTAATGGGGCTAGACAATTGGGTGTTTGAAACCCCAGATGGTCATTATGCGATGCGCGCTTCGGGCAGCTTTAGAACCGATAACGGCGATGCGATGCGTGATGCTTGTATCGATGGACTTGGTGTGTCGATCAACTCGATTTGGAGTGTCTACAAACAGCTTCAAGCCGGTGAGTTGGTTGAAATCTTGGAAGACTACCCATTGGTGATGAACGCCAGCATTTGGGCTGTTTACCCTAGCTCACGTTTGATCGCACCTAAGGTTCGTGCCTTTATTGATTACTTTGCCGAGCATTACGGGCAGCCACCTTACTGGGAAACCGAACTGGCTACCCATCAGAAATAA
- a CDS encoding B12-binding domain-containing radical SAM protein — protein MNYEGKVYRPWPEYRSILIQTTLGCSINTCTFCSMFDDKRFKIRPVEDVFKDIEEARLIYPHVESIFLIDGNVMAARTDYLLKIFDKLRSTFPECKKISLYSGLNDFRRKTIAELKELKDAGLDMAYSGLESGDRVVLERIKKRMSPEQAIEGMAMAKEAGIQVLLSFIFGLGGRERSKEHIIATTDILNQINPEQIAPMALAIQPGTVMEQEVKNGEFIMPTQLQVLEEEKYLLENLNIDTFYWGDHGNNIVPQKGWLLDSREDFLRNINHAIASNPMAKDNVIQTFSW, from the coding sequence ATGAACTATGAGGGCAAAGTTTACCGACCATGGCCGGAATACCGCAGCATCTTAATCCAAACCACATTGGGTTGTAGCATAAACACCTGCACGTTTTGCAGCATGTTTGATGACAAACGCTTTAAGATACGCCCTGTTGAAGACGTGTTTAAAGACATTGAAGAAGCACGTCTTATCTACCCGCATGTAGAATCGATCTTTTTGATTGATGGTAACGTTATGGCGGCACGTACGGATTACTTGCTTAAGATCTTCGACAAACTGCGTTCAACGTTTCCTGAGTGCAAAAAGATTTCTCTTTACAGTGGATTGAACGATTTCCGCCGTAAAACCATTGCTGAATTGAAAGAGCTAAAAGATGCGGGGTTAGATATGGCCTATTCTGGCCTTGAATCTGGCGACCGCGTTGTTCTAGAACGCATTAAAAAACGTATGTCACCAGAGCAAGCGATCGAAGGCATGGCAATGGCAAAAGAAGCAGGCATTCAAGTTCTGCTGTCTTTCATCTTTGGCCTTGGTGGTCGTGAACGTTCAAAAGAACACATTATTGCGACAACAGACATCTTGAACCAAATTAATCCTGAGCAAATTGCTCCGATGGCACTTGCGATTCAACCGGGTACGGTAATGGAACAAGAAGTGAAGAATGGTGAGTTCATTATGCCAACGCAACTTCAAGTGCTTGAGGAAGAGAAATACCTACTCGAGAACTTGAACATTGATACCTTCTACTGGGGCGACCATGGTAACAACATCGTTCCACAGAAAGGTTGGTTGTTGGATTCACGCGAGGATTTTCTGAGAAACATCAATCACGCGATTGCATCTAACCCAATGGCAAAAGACAACGTCATCCAGACCTTCTCTTGGTAG
- a CDS encoding SDR family NAD(P)-dependent oxidoreductase, with translation MQKIILITGATDGIGLETAKMLVADGHHVIVHGRNEAKLQNVEQSLIEMNAGKVESIVADLSSVKAVKQMVAEVAERFGKLDVIINNAGVFATPNSRTQEGLDVRFAVNTIAPYMLTKELLPLLGNTGRIVNLSSAAQAPVSIEALMGKKPLSDGEAYAQSKLALTMWSRVMGLQLKNVGPMVVSVNPKSFLGSKMVKDAYGIAGNDISLGADILIRAALSDEFAQAHGSYFDNDIEAFAAPHRDALNDSKSQQVVDAIEAVIAKLA, from the coding sequence ATGCAAAAAATCATCCTGATTACTGGCGCTACAGACGGCATTGGTTTAGAAACAGCAAAGATGTTAGTGGCAGATGGTCACCACGTGATTGTTCATGGCCGCAACGAGGCTAAACTACAAAACGTAGAGCAAAGCTTGATTGAGATGAACGCTGGCAAAGTGGAAAGCATCGTTGCTGATCTGTCTTCAGTCAAAGCCGTTAAACAGATGGTTGCAGAAGTGGCAGAGCGCTTTGGCAAACTGGATGTGATCATCAATAACGCAGGCGTATTCGCGACACCTAACTCAAGAACTCAAGAAGGTCTTGATGTGCGCTTTGCCGTTAACACCATTGCGCCATACATGCTGACAAAAGAGTTGCTCCCACTACTTGGTAACACAGGTCGTATCGTAAACCTATCTTCTGCGGCACAAGCACCAGTGAGCATCGAAGCCTTGATGGGCAAAAAACCACTGTCAGACGGTGAAGCTTACGCTCAAAGCAAACTGGCACTGACCATGTGGTCACGCGTTATGGGATTGCAGTTGAAAAATGTCGGCCCGATGGTGGTTTCCGTCAATCCAAAATCATTCCTTGGCAGCAAAATGGTGAAAGACGCTTACGGTATCGCGGGTAATGACATTAGTTTGGGCGCAGACATTCTAATTCGTGCTGCACTATCGGATGAATTTGCTCAAGCGCATGGTTCGTACTTCGACAACGACATTGAAGCTTTTGCCGCTCCTCATCGTGATGCGTTGAATGACTCCAAATCACAACAAGTGGTAGACGCGATTGAAGCAGTGATTGCCAAACTCGCTTAA
- a CDS encoding YdcH family protein — MLGENHSLTHEFPEHLDTINQLTASDASFAENAKSYNSLDKEIRELELRGNPLDDHEMNTLKHNRAELKDWLYTKIMSA, encoded by the coding sequence ATGTTAGGCGAAAATCACTCATTAACTCATGAATTCCCAGAACATTTGGATACCATCAATCAGCTGACAGCAAGTGACGCCTCGTTTGCTGAAAACGCTAAAAGCTACAACTCTCTCGATAAAGAAATCCGCGAACTAGAATTGCGAGGAAACCCACTCGACGACCATGAAATGAACACACTTAAACATAATCGTGCGGAGCTAAAAGACTGGCTTTACACAAAAATTATGAGCGCATAA
- a CDS encoding cupin domain-containing protein has protein sequence MLNMDFSQRLVINTAQQDWIASPALGVWRKPLEREAKESGHTTSVVRYEPNSQFSTHPHPYGEEILVLEGVFSDEHGDYPTGTYLRNPPGSQHAPFSKEGCIILVKLNQFAPDDLKTVRIDTNEAPWLQGIGGLQVMPLHDFEHEHVALVKWPKNEKFQPHRHFGGEEIFVLSGEFNDELGHYPQHTWLRNPHMSEHFPFVDQETIIWVKTGHLPVE, from the coding sequence ATGTTAAACATGGATTTTTCACAACGGTTGGTGATTAACACCGCACAACAAGATTGGATTGCCAGCCCAGCATTAGGCGTTTGGCGAAAGCCACTAGAACGAGAAGCCAAAGAATCTGGGCACACCACTAGCGTGGTACGTTATGAGCCAAATTCACAGTTTTCGACCCACCCTCACCCATATGGAGAAGAGATACTGGTGCTCGAAGGGGTGTTTTCTGACGAGCATGGTGATTACCCCACCGGGACTTACTTACGCAATCCGCCAGGAAGCCAACACGCGCCCTTTAGCAAAGAAGGCTGCATAATTTTGGTTAAGCTCAACCAGTTCGCTCCCGATGATCTGAAAACGGTGCGCATCGACACCAACGAAGCCCCGTGGTTGCAAGGCATCGGTGGACTGCAGGTGATGCCCTTGCACGATTTCGAACACGAGCATGTGGCGTTAGTGAAATGGCCCAAAAATGAGAAGTTTCAACCTCATCGCCATTTTGGAGGGGAAGAGATCTTTGTTCTGTCTGGTGAGTTTAATGATGAATTAGGTCACTACCCCCAGCATACGTGGTTACGCAACCCACACATGAGCGAGCATTTTCCTTTTGTTGATCAAGAGACGATCATCTGGGTAAAGACAGGGCACTTACCTGTCGAGTAG